The Clarias gariepinus isolate MV-2021 ecotype Netherlands chromosome 12, CGAR_prim_01v2, whole genome shotgun sequence region AACCTGGTCAATCAGTACATACATTTTATTGACACAAAGAAATTATGCTTATACCTCACTTCAGAAAAGaatgatgaaaaataaaaaccacagGTTTCCTGGGAAAACActataaaatgtaatgaacagggTTGAGTATCTTCACCACAGACCATCATAGGTAATGTCGCCTGGAACTACGGTTCCTTTTCTCTCCCACATGAAACAGACTATGTTTGCatggataatattttttttcaatcccACTAAGAAGAGTCTAATTAAAGATTGCGACTTAGCCGAACTCGTGTAATGTATGTTTACatgctcaaagcatttaatcagaacATAACTGTCTACAATGGAGCATTTACTCTGCTAGAAATATAACAGTATTTTCCTCCAACTTTGAGGTTAGGTTAAGCTGGTCATCTTTTCTGATAAATCCCACCTtctgggttatgattggttagaagaaTTATTTGTCAGAAGCCCTTATCctgagcgacttacattttttatctcattttacatctgagcagttgagggttaagggccttgctctagGGCCTCACAGCGCGAATTTGGTGGTCATGGGTTTTGAACTTGGGACCTTCCGAACGGTAGTCTAACACCGTAACCACCCGTTATTCCAATTATTAAGGGTGTATTAGGACTCATCTGTCTTAGggctcatttattttttattcattcttgtGTAAACAACATACTATGATGACTTGTTTTTGATGACTTTGTAGGGCATTTGTCACAACGCTCTCAAAACAAAAATGCTGACAGCTCTTAAAccaaattagtttttttgtttttttattgtaaaaaaatctatactgtagctttaacagaaataaataaagaacttGTATTTTTGACATGAGACAAATACACTATACAACATCCTTAGCAGCCATTCTGCAGATAACAGCATCCAAAACACTTCCACACTTTTCTTCTTGGGGTGCAACTTTATAAAGCTGGAATGACAAAAGCAAAGACAGGATATTATTCTCAGAAGCATAAAACTCGTGCAAGGTACAGACCTGAGATTATAACAAAGAGTGTCTCTAAAACGAATCAAACCTTTTTAATCTTGGCCAGATCACTGAGGGTGGAGATTTGATCAGCTGGGATCTGCTGGCCGTCCACCTTAGACAGGATATCATCCTTATTGTATGCTTCTTCTGTGTTATGAACCAGGACAATAAGAACTGCGTTGTCATTGTCTGAGATCCCAAACCTTTTAAAAGCCTCAGAGATCTGTGTAGACATTAGGAGACATTACTTATAACTCAGAAGAGATATTTTGATGGTTATGGTTCTGTGCTTCTATGTTCTGTGCAATTTGTTAGATAAATGTAAACACTCCAAATTTATTGCTAACACATATCTAAACCATATGTAAGATAAACTCTATGCATGTAGTAGTAAGGTACCACTTACGTTGTTTGTTGGTGAAAGGTTGAAGATGATTTCAGAGTATAAGCttcttgttttcatttttccaatcttctgCACATGAACTGCTTTATTTGCTGCTAGTAGAGCTTGGAAGGGATCCAAAACCTTCACAAAGACAAAGCAAGTCAAATCATACATACAGGCATTTATAAAAGAGATGTACAAGTCAAACCGTTACATGATGAAAGTTTTAGGGGAAGAAGAAGTAAAAGTGACTgacaggcagtccaatcatatCCCCGCGAAAGAAAaagttctaccttgatggtatccaagcactagtaaaatgtTCTACAAGTGCATTAGCTGATGTAGCAGGTGATattagagagaaataaaaaaaaaggtttcacacTCATAactgagttctgttattctgcacaatcacaaATCCTTATATGTGACCTCTGATAGATTTACACTCAATTTAACCCGTGTGGGTTCACAAAGTTAAAATTGAGGCAATGGATAAGGCTCGAGCCACAGCATATACTAGCTATTGCTGATGGGAGTGCTGGATTCGGGTAAACTAATCCTGACTTCCAcgtccagtgccttaaccaaCTGGGATAtgagaaatgagaaaataataatgtccactctatgtacagtatatatatgacAAAGACTTTTATGTTTAACCCATACCTTGTTTTGCCATCTTCACCTtcatgactttatttatttgggttcaagtcccaggactgccatgttgccactgttaactctatctgctccagggtcACTGTATCTTTATAATAATTAGTCAATTATTTGTTGCATGTAACTTACAGCAGAGTGAAATATTTTCTTCACATATTCCAATAGGAAGCGGGGGTCAACCAGGATATTGGcttgaacccacaaccttctgatcagtaacccagtaacccacagccttaactaATTGAGCCACCACTGGACTAATCTAGGCTGACATTGTGCTTTGATCCCAGTTTCTTCACTGGTACATGTTGaatgtgctgtaaggtacatgtaaCAAATATGTAACATGTAACAGCTCTGGTCATTCATAGGTTCATCTtggctttttcttttacaataattacacaaatattttctaataaatatttaaagagcCCTAAAGACTAAGTCAGGTGTCCTTTGAGGAGCACGAGACCCTACACCTCTATATTGTACACTGAGCTGTGTCTAAACACTCACCATGGATGGGTTTATCAACGCGCCGGCTATTTTCCCCTCCACTGCCATCTTTCTTAATTCTGGACAGTTTTTAACATCTCTGAAAAGCAGCTGAGTCACTGCAAACTCCGGAAATAGCTCCAAACTACTGGTTAGATCCATCCCGAAGAACCTGAAACTTTACAAACTGACTACACTGCAAGGCGGAGTGATAATATTGTAACACCATGAGCCGTATTACATGTTCCGAATGCGTAACTTTACACGACTCTgttgaatataatataattcaattcgaatttttagttaaaaaaaagaattaacctTTTAATCGAGTATGTAATATACTTGTCGATTGATTGTAGAttaatttaacagaaaaaacattatcatgCGGAACGTCTGAGTTGAAGCTATAATATCCACCCGGAAACATGAGACTGAGGACCAGTTAACTGTCTTACACGGCACAGTATGTGCTGCGTTCCTAATCGCTTTCTCACGCCCTTCATAGGGTGTAGTCATAACATTACTTTGTGTGATAAGTGCACTAGATTTTTAACAAACTTTAAGCGACTTGAAACACAACCCCAAACCCAGGCAATTTCAGCACAATGGCGGCATCGGTGTTGTACTAGTTATAGCAGTGGAAGCTGCGGATGCTGTTGTGGTTGtgttcatttgtttgaattGTGACACgggtttttaaagtaaaaatataataatggaGAGGTTTGATGGCTACATCTTCCCTGTTGTTTGTAGCACAAATTTTTTAATATCATGTCTTGTTTTTTCTAAAATCACCCGGGAGCAAAGAGAGTCGTACATGGACGAAATCTTTCACGTTCCACAAGCTCAGAAATACTGTGATGGGAAATTTAACGAGGTAAAAACATC contains the following coding sequences:
- the tprkb gene encoding EKC/KEOPS complex subunit TPRKB, giving the protein MDLTSSLELFPEFAVTQLLFRDVKNCPELRKMAVEGKIAGALINPSMVLDPFQALLAANKAVHVQKIGKMKTRSLYSEIIFNLSPTNNISEAFKRFGISDNDNAVLIVLVHNTEEAYNKDDILSKVDGQQIPADQISTLSDLAKIKKLYKVAPQEEKCGSVLDAVICRMAAKDVV